One Micromonospora sp. FIMYZ51 genomic window carries:
- a CDS encoding phytoene/squalene synthase family protein, translating to MDLDLAVAYRRCRELHRRHGRTYYLATRLLPAWKRRHVHALYGFTRYADEIVDQTETLPPAERAAQLDDWGGRFVAGLHGEQVEDPLLPAVLHTIAVFDLDREDFASFLKSMAMDLTVTSYRSYHQLLDYMEGSAAVIGTMMLPILGSSDPAAAREPARQLGFAFQLTNFIRDVAEDLDRGRTYLPEEDLATFGVTPEELAACRAAGRSTEPVRELIRYEVGRAQAHYAAAAPGVILLDAASQACIRTAYALYGGILDEVAAQDYDVFVRRATVPQRRRISVAGRALLTPTGTPVTLPGPQVTLPELPVP from the coding sequence ATGGACCTCGATCTCGCTGTCGCCTATCGCAGGTGCCGTGAGCTGCACAGGCGTCATGGCCGCACCTACTATCTCGCCACTCGACTGCTGCCCGCATGGAAACGGCGGCATGTGCACGCTTTGTATGGATTCACTCGGTACGCCGATGAGATCGTCGATCAGACCGAAACCCTGCCGCCGGCCGAGCGCGCCGCCCAGCTCGACGACTGGGGCGGGCGGTTCGTCGCCGGGCTGCACGGCGAGCAAGTCGAGGACCCGCTGTTGCCTGCGGTGCTGCACACCATCGCCGTCTTCGACCTGGACCGGGAGGACTTCGCCTCGTTCCTCAAGAGCATGGCGATGGACCTGACCGTGACGTCGTACCGCAGCTACCACCAACTGCTGGACTACATGGAGGGTTCGGCCGCGGTCATCGGCACCATGATGCTGCCCATCCTGGGCAGCTCCGACCCGGCCGCAGCCCGGGAGCCGGCCCGCCAGCTCGGCTTCGCGTTCCAGCTCACCAACTTCATCCGGGACGTGGCCGAGGACCTGGACCGGGGCCGGACGTACCTGCCGGAGGAGGACCTGGCCACCTTCGGGGTCACCCCGGAGGAGCTGGCGGCCTGCCGGGCCGCCGGCCGGTCCACCGAACCGGTGCGCGAGCTGATCCGGTACGAGGTGGGCCGGGCCCAGGCGCACTACGCCGCCGCGGCACCGGGAGTGATCCTGCTCGACGCCGCCTCGCAGGCCTGCATCCGCACCGCGTACGCGCTCTACGGGGGGATCCTCGACGAGGTGGCAGCCCAGGACTACGACGTGTTCGTCCGGCGGGCCACCGTGCCGCAGCGGCGGCGGATTTCCGTGGCCGGCCGGGCCCTGCTCACCCCGACCGGCACACCGGTCACGCTGCCGGGCCCACAAGTCACGCTGCCCGAGTTGCCGGTGCCCTGA
- a CDS encoding FAD-dependent oxidoreductase has product MAQPELVDVIVLGLGVGGEEVAGRLAEAGLTVVGIERNLVGGECPYWGCVPSKMMIRAANAIAEARRVDGLAGTAQVRPDWAPVAKRIREEATDNWNDRAAVERFTGKGGRFVRGSGRLDGPGRVRVGDQVFQARHGIVLGTGTKASVPPIDGLAETPYWTNRAAIEVEELPESLLVLGGGAIGLELAQVFARFGVRVTVVEASDRVLAVEEPEASEVAAAALRADGVQIRTEVKAARVEHGAAGFTLHGADGTRLTAERLLVATGRRAHLDELGLDTIGVDADRRYLPVDDRLHVTDGVWAVGDVTGEGAFTHVAMYQAAIVVADVLDHVRRSEAGADPSGTASVVGGAVGAASSLAATGSSGSAGSVPRADYRALPRVTFTDPEIGAVGLTERQARERGINVQVGVTKLASSTRGWIHKTDDGGFIKLVADADQGVLIGATSAGPAGGEVLSGLAVAVHAAVPLAQLRHMIYAYPTFHRAISEALRDLNSSTT; this is encoded by the coding sequence ATGGCGCAGCCGGAACTGGTGGACGTGATCGTGCTCGGGCTCGGCGTCGGCGGCGAGGAGGTGGCCGGTCGGCTCGCCGAGGCCGGGCTGACCGTGGTCGGCATCGAGCGGAACCTGGTCGGCGGGGAGTGCCCCTACTGGGGCTGCGTCCCGAGCAAGATGATGATCCGGGCGGCGAACGCGATCGCCGAGGCCCGCCGGGTCGACGGGCTGGCCGGCACCGCGCAGGTGCGCCCAGACTGGGCGCCGGTGGCGAAGCGGATCCGCGAGGAGGCCACCGACAACTGGAACGACCGGGCTGCGGTAGAGCGGTTCACCGGCAAGGGAGGGCGCTTCGTCCGCGGCAGCGGCCGGCTCGACGGGCCGGGCCGGGTCCGCGTCGGCGACCAGGTCTTCCAGGCCCGGCACGGCATCGTGCTCGGCACCGGCACCAAGGCGTCGGTGCCGCCGATCGACGGGCTGGCGGAGACGCCGTACTGGACGAACCGCGCGGCCATCGAGGTCGAGGAACTACCGGAGTCGCTGCTGGTGCTGGGCGGCGGAGCGATCGGGTTGGAGTTGGCCCAGGTGTTCGCCCGCTTCGGCGTACGGGTCACCGTGGTGGAGGCCTCCGACCGGGTGCTCGCCGTCGAGGAGCCGGAGGCGTCCGAGGTGGCCGCCGCCGCGTTGCGGGCCGACGGTGTGCAGATCCGTACCGAGGTCAAGGCGGCCCGGGTCGAACACGGTGCGGCCGGCTTCACGCTGCACGGCGCGGACGGTACGCGGCTCACCGCCGAGCGGTTGCTGGTGGCGACCGGCCGCCGGGCTCACCTGGACGAGTTGGGGCTGGACACGATCGGCGTGGACGCCGACCGGCGGTACCTCCCGGTCGACGACCGGCTGCACGTCACCGACGGGGTCTGGGCGGTCGGCGACGTGACAGGTGAGGGCGCCTTCACCCACGTCGCCATGTACCAGGCGGCCATCGTCGTCGCCGACGTGCTCGACCACGTCCGGCGGTCCGAGGCCGGCGCGGACCCCAGCGGCACGGCCAGCGTGGTGGGCGGCGCGGTCGGCGCGGCCAGTTCGTTGGCGGCGACCGGGTCGAGCGGCTCGGCCGGGTCGGTGCCGCGCGCCGACTACCGGGCACTGCCCCGGGTCACCTTCACCGATCCGGAGATCGGTGCGGTCGGCCTGACCGAACGCCAGGCCCGGGAACGCGGCATCAACGTGCAGGTCGGCGTGACCAAGCTTGCCTCGTCCACCCGGGGCTGGATCCACAAGACCGACGACGGTGGTTTCATCAAGCTGGTCGCCGACGCCGACCAAGGGGTGCTGATCGGTGCCACCTCGGCCGGTCCGGCCGGCGGCGAGGTGCTCTCCGGGCTGGCGGTCGCGGTGCACGCGGCGGTCCCGTTGGCCCAACTCCGGCACATGATCTACGCGTACCCGACCTTCCACCGCGCCATCTCCGAGGCGTTGCGCGACCTCAACTCCAGCACCACCTGA
- a CDS encoding polyprenyl synthetase family protein, which produces MANDGPTGNLLRVAPEQPIDEDDPIRAVLAAYTRDLVAAVDRTLAEFLTAEVDALSEIDAAMGEFAATARDYVLGGGKRVRSTFAYWGWRGAVGGEQPLEPVLPALATLELLHTFALVHDDVMDASATRRGRPTAHVAVAAQHAADGRHGDSDRFGEAVAVLIGDLCMVWADQLLARATLPAPRLLEVRRGYDRMRVETVAGQYLDVLGETEPANWSVDRALRVARYKTASYTVLRPLLFGASLAGTEDTMLIDAYTRYGRAVGEAFQLCDDLLGVYGDPDTTGKPAGDDLRTGKPTTLLMLARQLATPAQRRTLDGTGRCVDEPAIARLAEVVVDTGAVDRIERMIDERIEEALTALDTVAVDETARTALVGLATTATRRSA; this is translated from the coding sequence ATGGCCAACGACGGACCAACGGGTAACCTGCTTCGCGTGGCACCTGAACAACCGATCGATGAGGATGATCCGATTCGGGCTGTTCTGGCCGCTTACACCCGGGACCTCGTCGCGGCGGTCGACCGGACGCTTGCCGAATTCCTGACCGCCGAGGTCGACGCGCTGAGCGAAATCGACGCAGCTATGGGTGAATTCGCCGCCACGGCACGCGACTACGTTCTCGGTGGCGGCAAGCGGGTTCGCTCGACGTTCGCCTACTGGGGTTGGCGCGGGGCCGTCGGTGGTGAACAGCCCCTCGAACCGGTGCTTCCGGCCCTGGCCACGCTGGAGCTGCTGCACACCTTCGCGCTTGTCCACGACGACGTGATGGACGCCTCCGCCACCCGGCGGGGCCGCCCCACCGCGCATGTGGCGGTGGCCGCCCAGCATGCCGCCGACGGTCGGCACGGCGACTCCGACCGGTTCGGCGAGGCGGTCGCGGTGTTGATCGGCGACCTCTGCATGGTCTGGGCCGACCAACTGCTGGCCCGCGCCACGCTGCCCGCGCCCCGGCTGCTCGAGGTCCGGCGCGGCTACGACCGGATGCGGGTGGAGACCGTCGCCGGGCAGTACCTCGACGTCCTCGGCGAGACCGAGCCGGCCAACTGGTCGGTGGACCGGGCACTGCGGGTGGCCCGCTACAAGACCGCCAGCTACACGGTCCTGCGCCCGCTGCTCTTCGGCGCCAGCCTGGCCGGCACGGAAGACACCATGCTGATCGACGCGTACACCCGCTACGGCCGGGCCGTCGGCGAGGCGTTCCAACTCTGCGACGATCTGCTCGGCGTCTATGGTGACCCGGACACGACAGGCAAGCCGGCCGGCGACGACCTGCGCACCGGCAAGCCGACCACGCTGCTCATGCTGGCCCGGCAGCTGGCCACCCCGGCGCAACGCCGGACGCTTGACGGCACCGGCCGCTGCGTCGACGAGCCGGCGATCGCCCGGCTCGCCGAGGTGGTGGTCGACACCGGCGCGGTCGACCGGATCGAACGGATGATCGACGAACGGATCGAGGAGGCCCTGACAGCGCTCGACACCGTCGCCGTCGACGAGACCGCGCGGACCGCGCTCGTCGGCCTCGCCACCACCGCCACCCGCCGGTCGGCATGA